The genomic segment TGCCAAACCCATGCACCTGGGCCATTGCGTGGATGCGGATGCGCGGTTCCGGCTATTCATCTTCGCACCCGCCAACGATACCGGCACCCACGGAGGCGCGGTCGATGCTCTGTGCAGCTGGCTGCAAAATGACGCGGCGTCGCCCATATGCCGCTTTACGGCGACCGGTGAAGATATCGATGCCGTGATTGATGTGCGCGCGGTGTTCCAACAGGGTTTCCGCGCATTGGACTACACCGCCATGCCCGCACTGCTGCGCCCCCACGTGGGCCGCTTGGGACTGTGCGACTATGAAAAAGTCTTTTGTGCCGACGCTACCCGGGCCGGAGACATTTTTGACATGCGGCAGATTGACAGGGCAAATGGCTGCATCGTCATTGTTCGCCCCGATCAATACGTAGGCCATATCCTTCCCCTCGATGCCCGGGATGGGTTGAGCGCATATTTCGCCAACATTCTGCGGGCACGCAGTTGAAGGTGCGGCGGACTCGTTCGGCCACAATCCCAGCGAGTTCGTCGTCAAGACGCCCCGGTTTACTTGGAAAGGCTCAGACATGCCCAGCCGTGCCTATATCTCCGTTAACACCTTGAACCCGGCCGAACGGCTGCCCCAATGGCGCCATTTGGTCAGCAAACACCTGGGGCAAAACTTGGGTGAAGAATTGGATCACGACCCCGGCCACTGGGAGCCGGAGGGCGGCTCACCTTTCACTGGGACACTTGAGTACGGCGCCATGGGTGGTGCCCATTTGTGCCGTCTTGTGGCTGCCCCCCACCGTTTTGTCAGGCCAGTAGTGCGGCGCGGCGAGGTTCAGGCCGGTCCCTTGATGCTGGTAATGCAGCAGAAGGCAGTCTCGTTTTTTGAGCAAAACGGGAGAACCGGACAACTCGAACCGGGGGACTGGTGTCTACTGGATACCGGACGGCCCTTCGCGCTCCACAACCCCTCGGGTTGTGACCAGCTTGTGCTCACGCTCCCCAGACCGGACGATGCAACGTTGGTTGACTTGATTGCCCGGGGCAGTGCAAGGCGCTGCGATGGTCGCAGTGGCACCTCGCGATTGGTCCAGACCATACTCGGCGAAGCTTATCGGCAATTTGATCGTGTCCCTTCACACGCGACCATCACGCTGCTGGATGCCATCTCCGGCATGGCGTGGAATGCGCTGCAAGAGTTCAAAGATGACCTTGCACGCGAACAGCACCAAGGGGCACATCTGCTGCGTATCAAAGCGTTTATCGAAAACCATTTGGCGGACCCCGAGCTCTCGCCCGGCACGATTGCACAGGGATGCGCTTGCTCCGTGCGCAGCATCTATCGCGCCTTTTCAGAAGAGCCAGTAGGGTCGGCCATGGATTTCATCTGGCATCGACGGATAGCGGAGTGCGCAAGTGCTTTGCGCAACCCCGGCAACGACAGCCTGTCCATCACCGAGATTGCCTTGGCATGGGGCTTTTCCAGCTCCTCCCATTTCAGCCGGATGTTTAAAAAGAGCGTGGGCGTGTCGCCCAAGCTCTATCGATCCCAACCGTGAGGCTCAGCCGGGAATCCAGTTCCCGTGGAAACCCAATGGAATGTGGTGGTCCAGCCGGATTCGGGCGATAGGCGCGCCCTCAAAGTCCTGCGCATCGTGGATGACCAGCTCGCTCGCGTTGCGCACCGGATCCCACCAGACCACCATCACCCAGCCCTCATCTTCAGCCTTTGCGCCCTGTTTGGCCACGAAGATGACCTCGCCCGGGGTCATGTCGTAACCGCCGCTCAAATGTTGGAAGTGGCTGACCCCGGTCAGGTAGTCGTGCTTGATGATGCAGTTGAACCCGCGGGTCTGGGAGCCGGGTTGATGAATGCCTGTCATGTAGCCATAGCGATGGGGGCGACCCATGACCTTTTCGTTGGGTCGGACAAACTCTGCGTTGAATTCGCCGATCCGCGTGGTGCTGACTGAGCCGGTCACAATGTCCAGCACCATGCGATGTAACTCCGGGCCTGAGAAAGGCGAGGGCGCGTCTACAAGGGGGAAGGGGTAGAAGTCTTCAACCCGGCCTGCGAAGGCGGGGTCCAACGTCCGGGTGACAGATGCATCGATCACAATTTGGCCCTCCACCTCATGCGCGTTCAGGTAGTGCCCCAGAGTGATGAACAGGTCACTCTCCAGCCAGCGGCTCACGCCGGTTTCCCTATGCACCAGCAAAAAGCGGGTATGTGCTCCGGACTCAAAGCTCAGTGCACTTCGGCCCATCGGTATCAGATGCTCGGCATAGGGCTGAGTCCGTATTGGACCGAACATAAAAACGTAAAAGTTCTCTGTGAACGCAAAGTCATGAATCCACGGCTTGAAAGGTAAGGCCACCCGATGGCGGGACAGGACCTGCCCTGCCATATCAGTGGCGAAGCAATCCAGTGTTTGGGCTTCGTTGTCATGGGCATAGAACAACATCTCGCCTGTGTGATGATCGGTATGGGGGTGGGCGGTCAGCATGGTTTCAAAGGAGCCACCGAAATCAAACTTGCCGCGGGTCTCTAGGGTGCGCGGATCCAGATCCCAGTAGTAGGGGTCAATCTCATGCATGGTAAGAACCTTGCCGCCCAGCGAGATCACATTGATTCCTGCCACTGACTTGATGCGCGGCGCGCCCTCCGGCAACGCCTCTTGGGGTTTGTCCGAGTGTCCGCTGATGCCGTTGTAGAGTGCGCGTCCTGCTGCGCGCTCGACCTTCAGGCCATCGGTTTCGACCAGGCGGTTGCAGTAGCTGGCCCGGCCATCCTTCAGGTGGAAGGCATGCACCATGCCATCTCCATCGAACCAATGGAAATGGTCTACATCCACAGGGCGGAAATGCTGGTTCGAGCCAGTGCGGTAAAGCGATCCGCTGAGCTCCGGTGGAATGTGGCCTTCCACATGCAGATCGGAGACTACATAGGCATTGCGTAAGGGCTCAAAGGGGCCATTTAAAAACGGGTTGGGGGTAGACCACATGGCTTGTTTTTTTGTACAAATAAGTTGGTAAATCGGATTCGTTCTTCAGAGAGAAAGTGTCAAAACGGATAGTGGCGTGGTGTGGTCTGTAGCGTGACCCAGCGCAGCTCGGTAAAGGCGTCTATCCCCGACTGGCCGCCGAAGTGGCCGATGCCGCTGTTCTTCACCCCTCCGAAATGCATCTGCGGTTCGTCATGCAAAGTGGGTCCGTTGACGTGGCAAATGCCGGATTCAATGCGCTGCGCGACGCGCGACGCGCAAGGCGCGGGCCGCATCCCGTCCGAAAACCGCAGCAGACAAGCCATACTCGTTGTCGTTGGCACAGCGAACGGCTTCGTCTTCGCCCTGTACCCGGACAATGCCTTTGACCGGGCCAAACGACTCCTCCTGGTAAATCCGCATCTCAGGCGTTACATGGTCCAGCAAGGTCGGCTGCATCAAGGTGGAGTTCGCTCGACCACCACATAGCAGCGTGGCGCCCTTTGCCAGCGCATCATCAATCAAGGCATTGCACCGGAGCACGGTGGACATATCCACCACAGATGCAATGGCAGAGCTCGTCGTGTCTGGGCGCAACGCGGTGGCTTTGGCGGTCAGGCGCTCGCAAAACGCATCGGCCACCGAGGCGTCCACTACGAACCGCTCTGTGGACATGCAGATCTGGCCGGAGTGCATGAATGCGCCGAAAGCGGCCGCCTCCGCCGCTTGATCGAGGTCCGCGTCGTCGAGCACCACAAAGGGCGCTTTGCCACCCAATTCCAACAGTGCGGGTTTCAGGTGTTCGGCA from the Rhodoferax potami genome contains:
- a CDS encoding carotenoid oxygenase family protein, which codes for MWSTPNPFLNGPFEPLRNAYVVSDLHVEGHIPPELSGSLYRTGSNQHFRPVDVDHFHWFDGDGMVHAFHLKDGRASYCNRLVETDGLKVERAAGRALYNGISGHSDKPQEALPEGAPRIKSVAGINVISLGGKVLTMHEIDPYYWDLDPRTLETRGKFDFGGSFETMLTAHPHTDHHTGEMLFYAHDNEAQTLDCFATDMAGQVLSRHRVALPFKPWIHDFAFTENFYVFMFGPIRTQPYAEHLIPMGRSALSFESGAHTRFLLVHRETGVSRWLESDLFITLGHYLNAHEVEGQIVIDASVTRTLDPAFAGRVEDFYPFPLVDAPSPFSGPELHRMVLDIVTGSVSTTRIGEFNAEFVRPNEKVMGRPHRYGYMTGIHQPGSQTRGFNCIIKHDYLTGVSHFQHLSGGYDMTPGEVIFVAKQGAKAEDEGWVMVVWWDPVRNASELVIHDAQDFEGAPIARIRLDHHIPLGFHGNWIPG
- a CDS encoding helix-turn-helix domain-containing protein, which produces MPSRAYISVNTLNPAERLPQWRHLVSKHLGQNLGEELDHDPGHWEPEGGSPFTGTLEYGAMGGAHLCRLVAAPHRFVRPVVRRGEVQAGPLMLVMQQKAVSFFEQNGRTGQLEPGDWCLLDTGRPFALHNPSGCDQLVLTLPRPDDATLVDLIARGSARRCDGRSGTSRLVQTILGEAYRQFDRVPSHATITLLDAISGMAWNALQEFKDDLAREQHQGAHLLRIKAFIENHLADPELSPGTIAQGCACSVRSIYRAFSEEPVGSAMDFIWHRRIAECASALRNPGNDSLSITEIALAWGFSSSSHFSRMFKKSVGVSPKLYRSQP